The sequence below is a genomic window from Bradyrhizobium septentrionale.
GTCAGCGGCGCTTGCGGCATAGACCTTGTCCGAGGAACAAATGCACGCCATCGCGGCGCCCGAGGCCGTGAAGGCCGCGGCAAGCGCCGCCGCGTCGGCAAAGCCTTCGCTGTCGATCGCCTCGATCCCGCCGGTCTCGAAGAAGCTTTTTGCAAAAGTCGCGCGGGCGGTGAAGTCCGCGGCCGTGCCGAGATTGGCGAGGAAGATATTCGGCCGCGCGCCATGCGCCTTCAGCGCGGCGTCCGACTTGTCGCGCAGCGCCTCGAACGGTTCGGCGAGCCGCATCGGCGCGAACGCATCGAACCTGATCTTGGCATCGACCTTGGCAGCCAGCGATACCGGCTTCACGTCCAACACCGCGATGTCGGCCTCGTGCAGGTTGGGGAATTCGCTGGCGCCGGTCAGCACGTCGCGGCGCTTCGCCACATTGGCTTCGCGCTGGGCCCGCGTCGCGGCGACTTTCTTTTGCAGCAGCCCCTGCTGGAGTGCAGGGAAGATGCCGCCGGCCTTTTCGATCTCCTGGAACAGCGTCCATGCCGCTTCGCAAAGTTGCGCGGTCAGCGTCTCGATGCTGCCCGAACCCGCCGCGGGGTCGGAGACTTTTGCAAGGTTGGATTCCTCGAGCAGCACGAGCTGCGTGTTGCGCGCCACGCGCCGGGCGAAATCATCCGGCAGGCCGAGTGCCAGGGTATGCGGCAGCACGGTGATCGCGTTGGCGCCGCCGAGGCCGGCCGCAAACGTCGCCATGGTAGCGCGCAGCAGGTTCACATTGGGGTCGCGCTGGGTCAGCATCCGCCAGGCGGTCTGCGCGTTGACGAAGATCGGCTTCGGCGCGAGGCCACAGGCCTCTTCGATCCCCGCCCAAAGGCGTCGCAGCGCGCGGAATTTCGCCATGGTCAGGAACTGATCGGCGTCGGCGCTGAGCCGGAACGAGACGCCTGCGCGCGCCGCATCGAGGTCGATCCCGGCGGCTTCCAGCATGCGCAGATAGGCGAGGCCCAGCGCCAGCGTGAAGGCGAGTTCCTGCACTTCGGACCCGCCGGCATCATGCACCGGCCGGCCGTCGGCCAGCACGAACGGCCCCTTGAAGCCGCGCTTGATCAGCCCGTTGACCACCTGGCCGAACGACTTCTCGTAGTTGGGCCAGGCGATGGCCGCAGCCCCGCGCACGGCGGCCGTGCTGAGCGCCTGGTAATTGAAATGCAGATCGAGCTTGGCCGGATCGAGCTTGCGGGCCTCGACCATGTCGGCAAAGGTCTCGCCAGCGTTCTCGCGGCCGAGCACCGGGTTGAGCGCGATCATGATGCCGGCATCGAGATGGATGCCGCCGCAGGCCCGCGCCAGCGTCTTCTTGCTGGCATCGGCAAGACCGAAGCCGCGCGTGCCGGGACCGCCGGCAAACTCGAATTCCAGGCCGGTCGCCCCGTTCTCAAGATCCTCCAGCGCCTGCGCATTGGCCTCTGCGGCATCGGGATGGTCGACCCGTTGCAGGATCTGCCAGGGGGCCGCCGCGGCGCGGCCCGGAAGCGGGCCTAAGTTGGTGGCGCGGCGGTAGATCGGATCGATCTTGAGGCCATCATAGGTCTTGCCGACCAGCTTCTCGAACGGGGCGCCCTTCAGCACGCCGTCGACCAGCTTGCGCCAATCGTCGTAGGTCGCCGATGCAAAATCCGAAGCCAGAGGCAAATCGTCAGTCGAGGTCGTCATCCGCCCAGAATATCCTTCACCGGCCCCGCGAGGGGGTCCCTTGATTTGGCCGGAAATTGCCACGGGCGGGCGGCCAAGCCAAACGGTTGTTTGCGGTGGTTTGGCTTTAATCGAGGTCCGCTAGACGGAAAATACCGTCGGCGGAGACCTCGGCCAGCGCGTCCGCGACGCGGCGCCCGGCGATGATGCGGTCCGGAACGATCTCGGCCAGCGGCACCAGCACGAAGGCGCGCTCGAACAGGCGCGGGTGCGGCA
It includes:
- a CDS encoding methylmalonyl-CoA mutase subunit beta translates to MTTSTDDLPLASDFASATYDDWRKLVDGVLKGAPFEKLVGKTYDGLKIDPIYRRATNLGPLPGRAAAAPWQILQRVDHPDAAEANAQALEDLENGATGLEFEFAGGPGTRGFGLADASKKTLARACGGIHLDAGIMIALNPVLGRENAGETFADMVEARKLDPAKLDLHFNYQALSTAAVRGAAAIAWPNYEKSFGQVVNGLIKRGFKGPFVLADGRPVHDAGGSEVQELAFTLALGLAYLRMLEAAGIDLDAARAGVSFRLSADADQFLTMAKFRALRRLWAGIEEACGLAPKPIFVNAQTAWRMLTQRDPNVNLLRATMATFAAGLGGANAITVLPHTLALGLPDDFARRVARNTQLVLLEESNLAKVSDPAAGSGSIETLTAQLCEAAWTLFQEIEKAGGIFPALQQGLLQKKVAATRAQREANVAKRRDVLTGASEFPNLHEADIAVLDVKPVSLAAKVDAKIRFDAFAPMRLAEPFEALRDKSDAALKAHGARPNIFLANLGTAADFTARATFAKSFFETGGIEAIDSEGFADAAALAAAFTASGAAMACICSSDKVYAASAADAAKALHGAGARLIYLAGRPGDQEAALRAAGVSEFVFAGGDALATLREAYRRMEQA